One segment of Chelonia mydas isolate rCheMyd1 chromosome 13, rCheMyd1.pri.v2, whole genome shotgun sequence DNA contains the following:
- the LOC102932185 gene encoding CMP-N-acetylneuraminate-beta-galactosamide-alpha-2,3-sialyltransferase 2 has translation MLHWKKLWAATALCMVPALWQVYQSLYLGHSASFWSLGDILGPASVSEAKSCGCASCIVELSSSAWFKERYNSVINPLLTVHTSKVAPDVLSWWLKLQGSQSSVQFQEIIQQMFDILPSPTMDARPISRCRMCAVVGNSGHLRGSHHGREIDSHHWVLRMNRAQTAGFEEDVGTRTTHHFMYPESAMDLQPGVHLVLVPFKALDLKWVTSAFSTGKLRYTYTRVKQFIEADKSKVLILNPAFLKYIQDKWTQHHGRYPSTGFTTLLFALHTCDQVSVFGYGADSSGNWHHYWEENRYPGAFRRTGVHDADFELALIKKLAAEGKISFYN, from the exons ATGCTGCACTGGAAGAAGTTGTGGGCTGCTACAGCCCTGTGCATGGTGCCTGCCCTGTGGCAGGTTTATCAGTCCTTGTACCTGGGGCATTCAGCCTCTTTCTGGAGCCTTGGAGACATACTAGGGCCTGCGTCTGTCTCAGAGGCCAAGTCCTGTGGCTGTGCCAGCTGTATTGTGGAGCTCAGCAGCTCAGCCTGGTTTAAAGAACGGTACAACTCAGTGATAAATCCCCTGCTGACGGTGCACACCTCCAAGGTCGCCCCAGACGTTCTGTCGTGGTGGCTG AAGCTGCAGGGCTCGCAGAGCAGTGTCCAGTTCCAGGAAATAATCCAGCAAATGTTTGACATTCTTCCTTCCCCAACCATGGATGCTCGGCCCATCTCCCGCTGCAGGATGTGTGCGGTGGTGGGGAACTCCGGGCACCTGAGGGGCTCCCACCACGGGAGAGAGATTGACTCCCACCACTGGGTTCTGAG GATGAACAGGGCGCAGACTGCTGGGTTCGAGGAGGATGTTGGCACGAGGACAACGCACCACTTTATGTACCCAGAGAGTGCTATGGACCTCCAGCCTGGTGTCCACCTGGTGCTGGTTCCCTTTAAAGCACTGGACCTGAAATGGGTGACCAGTGCCTTCTCCACAGGGAAACTGCGCTA CACGTACACAAGAGTCAAACAGTTCATTGAAGCTGACAAAAGCAAG GTGCTAATCTTGAACCCTGCCTTTCTCAAATACATCCAAGACAAGTGGACACAGCACCATGGGAGGTATCCATCCACAGGCTTCACCACATTGCTTTTTGCCTTGCACACCTGTGATCAG GTGTCAGTGTTTGGTTACGGTGCGGACAGCAGTGGGAACTGGCACCACTACTGGGAAGAGAACCGTTACCCTGGAGCCTTCCGCAGGACTGGGGTGCACGACGCGGACTTTGAACTTGCCCTCATCAAGAAACTGGCAGCCGAAGGCAAAATCTCCTTTTATAACTAG